The nucleotide window CAGCAGGCCCGCGCCCGCCGTCACCGGGCCGAAGGTTTCCCGTTGGTACAAGCCGCCATCCTCCCCTGCCGGGCCCCGCCCTTACTTAACCGGCTGCGGGTCGGTCACCGCGCCCGCGAACAGCAGCACACCCGTCACATCATCCTGGATGGCCACAAAGAAGGGCCGGTCCGCCACCAGTTCAAAATCGGGAATCAGGGCGCTTTCCTCCCGGATTTCCACGGAGGTAGCCCCCGCTGCCTCGGAACCTTCTTCATCGACCTGGAGGAAGGTTTCGTGGAGGACATCCCCGATAAACAGGTTGTTGCCCGGGGACACGGGCCGCATGCCGCTGAAGTCGGCCCGGAGGCGGTCGAAGGCGATCTCCATGCCCATGGCCTTTAGAGCGTCGTTCAATTTTGTCTCATAGGCCAGGCGGAACCGGGGCAGCCCCACCCGCCCGACCTTTTCTGCGAAGCCGGCCTGCCACTCCTTCCAATTGTCGTAGGTCAGGGCGGCGGTGAAGGCGTCCAATCCGGATTCCTCATCGGGGACGAAGACGTACATGGCCAGGCGGCCTTCCTCACCGTAAGGCAGGCGCACCGCCTCAAAGCCCTCGCCCTTGAAATGGGCCATTTCCCCTTCCCGGAACATCATCAGTATTTCCGGCCCGCCGTTGAAGGGCATGGGCCGGGTGTGGCTCGGGTCGAAGGGGTCGGTCCAGTTGCCTTTGAAATACAGGGCGTTGATGAGGAACATGACGGAGTCGTCCCGGATCTCCTCCAGCAATTCGGTGACCCGGCCTTCAGTCATGTCGCTCACCCAGCCGTTGATGGCGTCCACGGTGGCCGGGTCGTCGAAGTCGGCCGTTTCCACGGCGGCGCCGTAAAACTGCCGGTTGCGGTCCAGGAAGTCCTCGTAAAAGTCGACGCCCTGCCGGTGCCAGATGCCGTTGGCGATGC belongs to Sphingobacteriaceae bacterium and includes:
- a CDS encoding serpin family protein, which codes for MRHWRGSRGLLLPALAVVLIGALLAAGCGLSGPGGRTAAAGIGPEPEGPGYEVDLDNDVAAALNRMGLRLYRQLAAQEGNGGGDDEGDDGGGLFISPASIAMALAMTYNGARGETQAAMAQALSLEGLDLDTINESYYALIEELAAAADPEAGVQLRIANGIWHRQGVDFYEDFLDRNRQFYGAAVETADFDDPATVDAINGWVSDMTEGRVTELLEEIRDDSVMFLINALYFKGNWTDPFDPSHTRPMPFNGGPEILMMFREGEMAHFKGEGFEAVRLPYGEEGRLAMYVFVPDEESGLDAFTAALTYDNWKEWQAGFAEKVGRVGLPRFRLAYETKLNDALKAMGMEIAFDRLRADFSGMRPVSPGNNLFIGDVLHETFLQVDEEGSEAAGATSVEIREESALIPDFELVADRPFFVAIQDDVTGVLLFAGAVTDPQPVK